In Salisediminibacterium beveridgei, one DNA window encodes the following:
- a CDS encoding carbohydrate ABC transporter permease, whose product MRYSKFTPYLFLLPGCIILGTFVFFPMIQAIWLSFTEYNIIQDAEFVGTENYTELFQDGLFWQVLSNTIIYVVGVVPLLVILPIFVAVLVNQEIKGAVFFRSAFFLPVVTSMVVAGLAWDLLYREYGVLNYILQFIGVIEEPVHWLTSTTTALFAVMVVTIWKGIGYYMVIYLAGLQSIPDDLYEAAKIDGANWWQQVTKITIPMLMPFIAVVSMMSIIAAMKVFEEIYIMTGGGPLHSSETLVFFIYTEAFSNLNMGYASAAGVILFIITLILTLINLKFTGKRGNIT is encoded by the coding sequence TTTAGGGACATTTGTTTTCTTTCCGATGATACAAGCAATCTGGCTCAGTTTTACAGAGTACAACATTATTCAAGACGCTGAATTCGTAGGAACTGAAAATTATACGGAGCTCTTTCAGGATGGTTTGTTCTGGCAAGTCCTGAGTAACACCATCATTTATGTCGTTGGTGTGGTACCTCTGTTAGTGATATTACCTATATTTGTCGCTGTCTTAGTCAATCAGGAAATTAAAGGGGCCGTCTTTTTCCGGTCTGCGTTCTTTTTACCGGTTGTGACATCGATGGTCGTGGCAGGTTTAGCCTGGGATTTATTATACCGGGAATATGGCGTGCTCAATTACATATTGCAATTTATTGGCGTAATCGAAGAACCTGTTCACTGGCTTACCTCAACAACGACCGCTTTATTTGCGGTCATGGTCGTGACGATCTGGAAAGGGATCGGGTACTACATGGTGATCTACCTGGCCGGTCTGCAATCCATACCGGATGATTTATATGAAGCGGCCAAGATCGATGGGGCAAACTGGTGGCAGCAAGTAACCAAAATCACGATTCCTATGCTGATGCCGTTTATCGCCGTGGTCTCAATGATGTCGATCATCGCCGCCATGAAAGTATTTGAGGAGATTTATATTATGACCGGCGGTGGGCCGCTTCACAGCTCAGAGACACTCGTATTCTTTATTTATACGGAAGCCTTTAGTAATTTGAATATGGGTTATGCCAGTGCGGCGGGCGTCATCTTATTTATCATCACCTTAATCCTCACATTAATTAATTTAAAATTCACCGGTAAAAGAGGAAATATCACATGA